A single window of Malus sylvestris chromosome 5, drMalSylv7.2, whole genome shotgun sequence DNA harbors:
- the LOC126621014 gene encoding probable mannitol dehydrogenase, which yields MVESPEQQHPKKAFGWAARDSSGVLSPFKFSRREPGKNDVTFKVLYCGICHTDLDMIKNEWGNSTYPLLPGHEIVGVVTEVGIKVEKFKVGDHVGVGYMAGSCQSCDSCSTNAENYCPKMIATFGDIYHDGTPTYGGYSDIMVANEQFVVRIPGSLPLDGAAPLLCAGVTTYSPLRYFGLDKPGMHVGVVGVGGLGHVALKFAKAMGLKVTMISTSPKKKEEAIENLGADSFLISHDDGQMQGAVGTMDGIIDTVSAVHPLLPLVGLLKSNGKLVLLGVPDKPLQLPVFPLLMGRKIIAGSSIGGMKETQEMFDFAAKHNITANVEVISVDYANTAMERLLKGDIRYRFVIDIGNTLHV from the exons ATGGTGGAATCTCCAGAACAACAACACCCCAAGAAAGCCTTTGGATGGGCTGCCAGAGACTCATCTGGTGTTCTCTCTCCCTTCAAATTCTCCAGAAG GGAACCAGGAAAGAACGACGTCACGTTCAAAGTATTATACTGTGGAATATGCCATACAGATCTTGACATGATTAAGAATGAATGGGGAAATTCTACCTATCCTCTACTTCCGGG GCACGAGATTGTTGGTGTAGTAACTGAGGTAGGCATCAAAGTAGAGAAATTCAAAGTTGGAGACCATGTCGGTGTTGGATATATGGCAGGATCTTGCCAATCTTGTGATAGTTGTTCCACCAATGCTGAGAATTACTGCCCCAAAATGATAGCGACTTTTGGTGACATATACCATGACGGAACCCCAACATATGGAGGTTACTCTGACATCATGGTCGCCAATGAGCAATTTGTAGTCCGTATTCCAGGCAGTCTACCTCTCGATGGCGCTGCTCCTCTCCTATGTGCTGGGGTTACAACTTACAGCCCCTTGAGGTATTTCGGACTTGATAAACCCGGTATGCATGTGGGTGTGGTTGGCGTCGGTGGCCTAGGTCACGTTGCCCTGAAGTTTGCAAAGGCTATGGGGCTCAAGGTCACAATGATCAGTACCTCCccgaagaagaaagaggaagctaTTGAAAACCTTGGTGCCGATTCCTTTTTGATCAGCCACGACGATGGCCAAATGCAG GGTGCCGTGGGCACAATGGATGGGATCATTGACACTGTTTCTGCAGTACACCCTCTCTTGCCTTTGGTTGGACTATTGAAGTCTAATGGAAAGCTTGTTCTGCTTGGAGTACCAGATAAGCCTCTTCAGCTACCAGTTTTTCCTTTGCTCATGG ggAGAAAGATAATAGCTGGTAGTTCTATTGGAGGAATGAAGGAGACCCAAGAGATGTTTGATTTCGCAGCTAAGCACAACATAACAGCGAACGTTGAAGTTATATCAGTTGATTATGCAAATACAGCTATGGAACGTCTTCTCAAAGGAGACATTAGATACCGTTTCGTCATTGACATTGGGAACACATTGCACGTCTAG